The Vicia villosa cultivar HV-30 ecotype Madison, WI linkage group LG1, Vvil1.0, whole genome shotgun sequence genome includes a region encoding these proteins:
- the LOC131616058 gene encoding uncharacterized protein LOC131616058: MEFKYRAVDNVKPPTTLPSLSPATYLPNGSLQMEGGFSGFRPPLTGEEALRRELEKEVIRREILRRMELEEEVRRELAIERQLGISTQRPLNIHGLLSQWSNSTPMNPVAAVGHIGALQPQLILPPTPINPSPEISNKDKVIVLDRPDPELFYAKRKTTTLVDSETEPSTIGLKKKRKEEWSCALCEIKTTSESGLKAHLNGKKHKIKEARQNKKICQSNVTSEKIVNLKAIETSLIDTKLEGDVQKDQHEQHPQPCMPLEVMDATIIDKGIQEPKQEEQLLAKMTDYSVSATKSTNEKELVEVCNDVTEPQNEKSEFVGCLASNKDAATEEVQKEDAATEEVEKKSALTKRKKDEILWCEICDISTFSKVVMEGHIKGKKHMKKMKIFEQNSQSPSTSSVESVSTKAPELIKYTQP; encoded by the exons ATGGAGTTCAAATATCGTGCCGTTGACAACGTCAAACCACCAACAACACTGCCTTCTCTTTCTCCAGCCACATATCTCCCCAATGGATCACTTCAAA tgGAAGGTGGTTTTTCTGGTTTCCGACCACCACTAACCGGCGAGGAGGCACTGCGGCGAGAACTTGAGAAGGAGGTAATCCGCAGAGAAATTTTGCGGAGGATGGAATTGGAGGAAGAAGTGAGGAGGGAACTTGCAATAGAGAGACAATTGGGGATTTCAACGCAGAGGCCGCTGAATATTCATGGACTACTGTCGCAATGGTCAAATTCAACACCGATGAACCCTGTTGCTGCTGTTGGCCATATCGGTGCGTTGCAACCGCAATTGATTCTGCCTCCTACGCCAATCAATCCTTCTCCAGAGATCAGCAACAAGGACAAAGTTATAGTGTTG GATAGACCAGATCCGGAACTCTTTTATGCAAAGCGAAAAACAACGACACTGGTTGATTCGGAGACTGAGCCTTCTACAATTGGTTTGAAGAAAAAACGGAAAGAGGAGTGGAGTTGTGCATTGTGTGAAATTAAAACCACAAGTGAGAGTGGCTTGAAAGCTCATCTGAATGGTAAGAAGCACAAGATCAAGGAAGCCAGACAAAATAAGAAGATCTGCCAAAGCAACGTAACAAGTGAAAAAATTGTGAATTTGAAGGCTATTGAAACAAGTCTGATTGACACGAAATTAGAGGGTGATGTACAAAAAGATCAACATGAGCAACATCCTCAACCTTGCATGCCCTTAGAAGTAATGGATGCAACAATTATTGATAAGGGTATCCAAGAACCTAAACAAGAGGAGCAATTGCTGGCAAAGATGACCGATTATAGTGTAAGTGCAACAAAGTCCACAAATGAGAAGGAGCTTGTGGAGGTTTGTAATGATGTAACAGAACCTCAAAATGAGAAAAGCGAATTTGTAGGCTGTTTAGCAAGTAATAAAGATGCTGCAACTGAGGAAGTGCAAAAGGAAGATGCTGCAACTGAGGAAGTGGAAAAGAAAAGTGCACTAACAAAAAGAAAGAAGGATGAAATTTTATGGTGTGAGATTTGTGATATTAGCACTTTTTCAAAAGTTGTGATGGAAGGTCATATTAAAGGGAAAAAACacatgaagaaaatgaaaatatttgaaCAAAACAGTCAATCCCCATCCACATCCTCTGTAGAGTCTGTATCAACAAAAGCTCCTGAGCTGATCAAATATACTCAACCATAA